In a genomic window of Lepisosteus oculatus isolate fLepOcu1 chromosome 5, fLepOcu1.hap2, whole genome shotgun sequence:
- the aph1b gene encoding gamma-secretase subunit Aph-1b yields the protein MTTSVFFGCAFIAFGPAIALFVFTIARDPLRVIFLIAGAFFWLVSLLLSSLVWFIAVQISNRDSPSQQKGLLIFGVVLSVLLQETFRFGYYKLLKKANEGLLALSQEDAMPISLRQLAYVSGLGFGFMSGAFSVVNILADSVGPGAVGIHGDSQHYFISSAFMTMAVILLHMFWGVVFFDSCEKKRWWSVAVVVLSHLLVSCLTFLNPQYEGSLIPAYVIMFLMGSWAFSCAGGSLRNLKLCLTCKDKDFLLANHRPR from the exons ATGACAACATCGGTGTTCTTCGGCTGTGCGTTCATCGCTTTCGGCCCAGCTATCGCTTTGTTCGTGTTCACCATCGCCAGGGATCCCCTGCGAGTCATCTTTCTAATTGCTGG GGCTTTTTTCTGGCTGGTGTCGTTACTGCTGTCCTCCCTAGTTTGGTTCATCGCTGTCCAGATCAGCAACAGAGACAGCCCCTCCCAACAGAAAGGGCTCCTAATATTCGGGGTGGTGCTCTCTGTGCTGCTGCAAGAGACCTTCCGCTTTGGTTACTATAAACTGCTAAA GAAAGCTAATGAAGGTTTGCTGGCTCTCAGTCAAGAAGATGCAATGCCGATTTCTTTGCGGCAGCTGGCCTATG TGTCCGGCCTGGGGTTTGGTTTCATGAGCGGCGCCTTTTCAGTCGTCAACATCCTGGCGGATTCTGTCGGCCCCGGCGCGGTGGGGATTCACGGAGATTCGCAGCACTATTTCATATCCTCAG CCTTCATGACTATGGCCGTCATTCTGCTGCACATGTTTTGGGGTGTGGTGTTCTTTGATTCCTGTGAGAAGAAGAGGTGGTGGTCTGTGGCTGTCGTTGTTCTGAGCCACCTGCTCGTGTCCTGCCTG ACGTTCCTGAACCCACAGTATGAAGGCAGCCTCATACCAGCCTATGTCATAATGTTTCTCATGGGCTCTTGGGCTTTCTCCTGTGCCGGTGGATCCCTGAGGAACCTAAAACTCTGTTTAACTTGCAAAGACAAGGACTTTCTGCTGGCCAACCACAGGCCCAGATAA
- the man2c1 gene encoding alpha-mannosidase 2C1, producing MYHQPVLKNRRTLLERAEKFISDIYFTDCNLRGRLYGDSCPLESLSVFLTPKRISFSEAVTQTFQPCKVGDSFGPTWWTCWFKVSLTIPDGWAGKEIHLRWESDGEGMVWRDGQPVQGLTKEGEKTSYILSESLREEEAHSVTLYVEVACNGLFGAGQGSMIAPPDPHRKYSVQRAELAVFNRGVQELLTDFEMLIDVVKVLGENEQRGYQALFTANEMVNLCDSSDPSTFSAARHLAEVFFSQRNGQSQHTVHAMGHCHIDSAWLWPYEETIRKCARSWVTVIRLMEKNPEFVFTCSQAQQFEWVRKWYPGLYSQIQQFASRGQFVPVGGTWVEMDGNLPSGESMVRQFLEGQRFFHQEFGRYCTEFWLPDTFGYSAQLPQIMQGCGIKSFLTQKLSWNLVNTFPHNTFFWEGLDGSQVLTHFPPGNSYEMKCKVEDLLNSVRNNRDKGRANHSAVLFGFGDGGGGPTQLMLDRLQRVSDTDGLPRVQMSTPDRLFTELQADSALLCTWTGELFLELHNGTYTTQAQIKLGNRQCEALLHDIEIASSLALCRSSGFRYPAQELRELWRLLLLNQFHDVIPGSCIEMVVQDALKYYQEIRSTGAGLLQEAYRGLWGVDPQGAGSMALNTLPWERTEVIALPGSGGAEPKLALVQVPSIGFATVTESEPVYPVTVAVQADGSILMENGILRVVVDKAGNVASLCLVKSNREAIADGFSGNQFVLFDDVPLYWDAWDVMDYHLQTRTPVREVLRPAEIACSGGLRGSVKFSLRISSKSSISQEVILDAMCPCVKFHTQVDWAESHKFLKVEFPVRVRSPSATYEIQFGHLQRPTHRNTSWDWARFEVWGHKWADLSEHGFGVALLNDCKYGYSVYRNTLTLSLLRAPKAPDANADMGQHQFTYAVMPHAGSFQDSGVIQCAYNLNLPLRVIPMVISDPASSSWSAFSLSSPAVILETVKQAEDQKDALLLRLFESHGSSVTVTLTTALPVKEALLCDLLERPDSARPAAVMPSGISLSFTPFQIVSLLLVLK from the exons ATGTATCACCAGCCAGTGCTGAAGAATCGTCGGACGCTTTTGGAACGAGCAGAGAAGTTTATCTCTGACATTTATTTCACCGATTGCAATCTTAgaggaag GCTGTATGGTGACAGTTGTCCATTAGAATCTCTCTCTGTGTTCCTCACCCCAAAACGAATTTCATTCTCTGAAGCTGTGACACAGACCTTTCAGCCATGCAAGGTTGGGGACAGTTTTGGACCTAC GTGGTGGACATGTTGGTTCAAGGTGTCCTTGACAATACCTGATGGCTGGGCGGGGAAGGAAATTCACCTGCGATGGGAGAGTGATGgagaggggatggtgtggagaGATGGGCAGCCTGTTCAG GGCTTAACAAAAGAGGGCGAGAAAACAAGCTATATTTTGTCCGAGAGCCTCCGGGAGGAGGAGGCACACAG TGTCACCCTGTATGTGGAGGTGGCCTGTAATGGACTGTTCGGGGCAGGACAGGGCTCGATGATTGCGCCCCCTGACCCCCACAGGAAGTACTCTGTCCAGAGGGCGGAGCTTGCAGTATTCAACCGGGGCGTCCAGGAGCTCCTGACTGACTTCGAGATGCTCATTGATGTTGTAAAG GTGCTGGGAGAGAATGAACAGCGAGGGTACCAGGCCCTGTTCACGGCCAACGAGATGGTGAACCTCTGTGACTCCTCTGACCCCAGCACTTTCTCTGCTGCCCGCCACTTGGCAGAGGTGTTCTTCAGCCAGAGGAATGGGCAGAGCCAGCACACAGTCCACGCCATGGGCCACTGCCACATTGACTCCG CCTGGCTCTGGCCCTACGAGGAGACCATCCGGAAGTGTGCTCGCAGCTGGGTGACAGTCATCAGGCTCATGGAGAAGAATCCAGAGTTCGTTTTCACCTGCTCCCAG GCCCAGCAGTTTGAGTGGGTGAGGAAATGGTACCCTGGCCTCTACTCCCAAATCCAGCAGTTTGCCAGCAGAGGGCAGTTTGTACCTGTTGGAGGCACATGGGTGGAGATG GATGGGAACCTGCCTTCTGGCGAGTCTATGGTCAGGCAGTTCCTGGAGGGGCAGCGCTTCTTCCACCAAGAGTTTGGGCGGTACTGCACTGAG TTCTGGCTCCCAGATACTTTTGGCTACTCTGCACAGCTGCCTCAGATCATGCAGGGCTGTGGAATAAAGAGCTTCCTGACTCAGAAGCTCAGCTGGAACTTGGTCAACACGTTCCCT CACAACACCTTCTTCTGGGAAGGCCTGGATGGCTCACAGGTCTTGACACACTTCCCCCCCGGGAACTCGTACGAGatgaagtgcaaagtggagGAT CTGCTGAACTCGGTGAGGAACAACAGGGACAAGGGGAGGGCCAACCACAGCGCCGTGCTGTTTGGTTTCGGTGACGGGGGCGGAGGACCCACGCAGCTCATGCTGGACCGGCTCCAGCGAGTCTCCGACACAGACGGCTTACCCAG GGTCCAGATGTCCACCCCCGACCGGCTCTTCACAGAGCTACAGGCTGATTCTGCACTGCTCTGCACCTGGACCGGAGAACTTTTCCTGGAGCTGCACAATGGCACCTACACAACCCAGGCACAG ATAAAGCTGGGGAACCGTCAGTGCGAGGCTTTGCTTCATGACATTGAGATTGCAAGCAGTCTGGCCCTCTGCAGGAGTTCGGGCTTTCGGTACCCTGCCCAGGAGCTCCGGGAGCTGTGGAG ACTGCTGCTCCTCAATCAGTTCCATGATGTCATTCCTGGCAGCTGTATAGAGATGGTAGTGCAAGATGCTCTGAAATACTACCAGG AGATCCGCAGCACTGGAGCAGGTCTGCTGCAGGAAGCCTATAGAGGACTCTGGGGAGTTGATCCACAGGGCGCTGGGAGTATGGCTCTCAATACCCTGCCCTGGGAACGTACTGAGGTTATCGCATTGCCGGGAAGTGGAGGAGCTGAGCCAAAACTGG CCCTGGTGCAAGTACCAAGTATTGGCTTTGCCACAGTGACCGAATCTGAACCTGTGTATCCTGTTACTGTTGCAGTTCAG GCTGATGGTTCAATTCTTATGGAGAATGGGATTCTACGAGTTGTCGTGGACAAGGCAGGAAATGTGGCATCTCTCTGTCTTGTTAAATCAAACAG AGAAGCCATTGCTGATGGCTTCAGTGGGAACCAGTTTGTTCTGTTTGATGATGTTCCTCTATACTGGGATGCCTGGGATGTGATGGACTATCACCTTCAGACCAG GACGCCAGTGCGTGAGGTCCTGCGCCCAGCTGAGATTGCGTGTTCTGGTGGGCTGAGAGGCAGCGTGAAGTTCTCTCTGAGGATAAGCAGCAAGAGCTCCATTTCCCAGGAGGTCATCCTCGATGCCATGTGCCCTTGTGTCAAGTTCCACACTCAG GTTGACTGGGCCGAATCTCACAAGTTCCTGAAGGTGGAGTTTCCTGTCAGGGTGCGCAGCCCCAGTGCCACCTATGAAATTCAGTTTGGCCACCTGCAGAGGCCCACTCACCGCAACACATCCTGGGACTGGGCCAGATTTGAG GTTTGGGGACACAAATGGGCAGACCTGTCCGAACACGGCTTTGGTGTTGCGCTGCTTAACGACTGTAAATACGGCTATTCGGTTTACAGGAACACCCTCACCTTGTCTCT CCTTCGTGCCCCAAAAGCTCCAGATGCCAATGCTGACATGGGTCAGCACCAGTTCACTTACGCAGTAATGCCGCACGCTG GTTCCTTCCAAGACTCAGGAGTCATTCAGTGTGCTTACAACCTCAACCTGCCCCTGCGTGTGATCCCCATGGTGATAAGTGACCCTGCCAGCAGCTCCTGGAGTGCTTTTTCCTTGAGCTCTCCTGCCGTTATCTTAGAGACAGTAAAACAG GCGGAAGATCAGAAAGACGCCCTGTTGCTGCGCCTGTTCGAGTCCCATGGCAGCAGTGTTACCGTGACCCTCACTACCGCTCTGCCGGTGAAAGAGGCTTTGCT CTGTGACCTGCTCGAGCGTCCCGATTCGGCTCGCCCTGCTGCAGTCATGCCCTCGGGGATCTCGCTCAGCTTCACCCCCTTCCAGATTGTCTCTCTTCTGCTCGTTCTCAAGTGA